CCGACTATGATAAGAGCCACTCCACCCAATAGTAATCTGGCGTCAGGATTGCCTCTCCACGCTTCTCTTCCCGTTACGAAAAGAATATACGGAAGGGTGAATAGCATCGAGATTTCCACGACCTGCAATAAGAATAGCCGAATATTATGACTCACGAATATATCCAGGAATGCGATTCCCAGATAGGCGGAAGCTACTCCTACGGCTAATTTGGAATGTTTGCCCAGGAAAAAACGCGATATGAATAGCAGAAGACTTCCGATGAACCCCATTAGGGAAACTTGATCCGCTACGGATTGTATGTTTTTATGGGAACCGTACAATATTTCCGCGGACGCGTTGTTGGTCATATGGAAGAAAGCGAAGAATAATGCGAAACATCCGAAATACAGATTGAATATATCGCTGGGACGACGAATGGAGAGGAGAAGGTGATATAGACCTACACTGATGTAAACCGCCGCTAAAAGAAACGCGACGCTCAATTCCAACGCGAAGCTTCTGAATATTGCTGCACTCGTTCCTACGGAGACTTCCGGTCCTCTCCAGAAAAATGGCCTTCCGGAAGCCGTGCAGATTTTCGAGTAGATATGATTCTCTTCTCCTAATAGGAAGGCGGAAGCGGGGAGAGCGGAAACGATTCTTCCGTCTTGTCCGGAACTATAAGGATCCCTGGAACCTATCTGTCCTATTTTTCCCTTTTTAGAGATTTCATTCAGATAGAATTCGGCGACATCGGAAGAATGTCCCGTATCGATTGCGACTCCTACTTGCTTGTTCATCCATGTTCTGGCTTTTTCAGGTAAGGAATGCTTCAGAAGAATACATCCATCAAAATCCTCGTACTTGGATTCGGAACTGAAATCGAAAGGAATTGTGACCTTCTCGCCTTTCTTTTTGATTTCAGGACCTTGAGAGGGTATCTCCGAGACGAGATCCCATTCTCCCCTTAGGGAGAGAATCTCTTCCGAATCGATCCATTCGGCGCGCCCGCATCCTAGAAGAAGGATAGAAGCGGACCATGCTATAAATCCGAAAAGATTCTTGGGTTTAAATTGGGATTCGTTCAGAGAAAAAAAATGCATCCTTGGACTCGGTAAAAAACCTGCTGAAGGTAAAATACCAGCGTAATCTGGCAAGAGCTAATTGCTAAGACGCGATAACTTGGGAATTTCTACGAAAGAGGGCAAAAGAAAGTAAATCCGGAAATATTTTTTAGCTAAGAAAGTTATCTATGAGGATGGACATGCGCTTGCGCAATACTTTGGTGGATGGAATATCGGCGGACATCCCTTCCATAGCCAAGAAGAAGACTTCCGCCTTTTCCTTATCGCCTAGAACCGATTGCAGATTCTTGACGACCCGATGCTCATAACGCTCTACACTTTCCGGCGATAATTTAGAACAAGTTTCATAAAACTCTCGGCTTTTCGGATGCCCTTCGACTTTAGTCCAAGGTTCCAATAGTAGGATCTCGCAGATTCGAGAGAGTTTTTCTTTGGGGCTCAACTTCTCTTTCAGAGTCTCTTCGGCTTTAGGATAACATCCTTCCATAAGATGTTCGAAGATTCCCTGGAATAAATCCTCTTTGTTTTTGAATTTCAGATACAGAAGCGGACGGGAAAGTTCCGCCTGCTTGGCGATATCGTCCATGGAAGTTTTGGAATATCCGAATTGTAGAAAGCAATGCAAGGCCGCGTCCAGGATTTCCTTTCTTCTTTCTTCGTCCGGTTCCCTCTTCGGGATTTTTTCCTTTTTACCGCTCATATCTATTTCGATTCCAAAATACGGATCTTATTCTGACAAAAAAAAGAAAAAATGTCAACTTTTACGCGGGTGCGCGGTCTTACAAATTGACAATTATCGTAAATTTGTCAAAAAAGAAGGCGACTAGAATTGGAACAATCATCCTTAGCGCTCGAAATGTGAGATAATTTTAAAGGCGGGGATTCCTTCATGAAACCGATTCATAATAAATACGTTCGGAGCAGCAAAGACCTTCCTACCTTGGTGGCCGGATCTTCCGTGGAAAACCGGAGAAGAGGATCCTATCGTATCCGGACAATTGGACTAATTTAGAAAATAAGGAATTTCCAATATGAAAGTGATTATAACGGGAGCGACCGGAATGGTCGGAGAGGGAGTCTTGCAGGAATGCCTGGAGGACCCTAAGATAACCGAGATACTGATAGTAAATCGTAAGCCGAGCGGTAAGAGCCATCCGAAATTGAAAGAGATCGTGCACTCCGATTTTTACGATCTTTCTCCCATACAGGACCGACTGAAAGGTTACGACGCTTGTTTTTTCTGTCTTGGGGTTTCCTCCATCGGCTTAAGCGAAGAGGTTTATCATAAACTGACTCATACGCTTACTCTGGGATTCGCTTCGGTACTCGCCAAAGCGAATCCCAAAATGAGTTTCTGCTATATCTCCGGAGCCGGTACGGACAGCACGGAAAAAGGAAAAACGATGTGGGCGAGAGTGAAAGGAAAAACGGAAAACGATCTAACCTGTTTACCTTTTGCGAAGGTGTATCTATTTCGTCCCGGTTATATGCATCCTACACCCGGCTTGAAAAATACTCTCCCCGCCTATAAATATATTACCTGGGCGTATCCGATTCTGAAAACGATTTTCCCCAATCGAGTCTCTACCTTAAAAGAACTGGGTCTTGCCATGATCGCCGCCGTTTCGAAAGGGTACGATAAAAATATCATAGAAGTCTCGGACATTCATATTTTAGCGGAGGAATGAATCCTTCGGGGCCCCGGGTTTGGGTGCGGACTATTTACGAGACTCCCCCTGTCGGAAGAGGGAAGTCTTGGCAATCTTTGAATAGGGTTCGGGAGGAATGATAAAAATATTTTTCGCAGAATAAAACGTTTCTTGCGAGTCTCTACGAGCGTACTTTCTTAGGAGAATAGATATGAGTGAAAAGAAAGACCCCTTAGACTCGCTTGCATTCTTTTGGAGTCTTTCTCCGGAAGAATGCCTTACTAGATTGGAATCGCAAAAAGACGGTATTACGGACGAAGAAGCCCGGTCCAGGTTGACTCGATTCGGCAGGAATCGTTTGCATACCAAGCAGGAAAGAACCGGCTTCTCCTTATTTTTATCCCAATTTCGCAGTCCGATCATTCTTCTGCTACTAGCGGCATCCGTCCTTTCGTTCATAGTTCACGCTTCCACCGATGCAATCATCATTCTAAGCATCGTATTTGCGAGCGGGCTACTCGGTTTTTGGCAGGAAAGAGGAGCCATCGGGGCGGTAGCCAAGCTACTCGGAATCGTACAGGTAAAATCTCTAGTAAAGAGAGAAGGCGTCGATCGCGAAATCCCTCTGGAGGAGGTGGTGCCCGGCGATATACTCGTTTTGAACGCGGGCAATATCATTCCTTCGGATTGCCTTCTTTTGGAATCCAAGGATCTATTCGTGGACGAGGCTGCGATGACGGGAGAAACTTTTCCCGCGGAAAAATCCTGCGAATCCGTTTCCAAGGAGGCGGCTCTTTCCAAAAGAAGCAATTCGTTATGGATGGGAACCCATGTCATCAGCGGAGAGGCAAAGGCATTGGCGGTTCATACCGGGACTCACACGGAATTCGGACGGATTTCGGAAAGATTACGACTGAGACCTTTGGAAAACGAATTCGAATCCGGAGTCCGAAAATTCGGATTCTTCCTTCTTCATATAACCTTAATGCTCGTTCTTTCTATTTTCTTAATTAACGTTTTCTTACATAGGTCCGTTCTGGAATCCTTCATGTTTTCCCTTG
This sequence is a window from Leptospira wolffii serovar Khorat str. Khorat-H2. Protein-coding genes within it:
- a CDS encoding NAD-dependent epimerase/dehydratase family protein; translation: MKVIITGATGMVGEGVLQECLEDPKITEILIVNRKPSGKSHPKLKEIVHSDFYDLSPIQDRLKGYDACFFCLGVSSIGLSEEVYHKLTHTLTLGFASVLAKANPKMSFCYISGAGTDSTEKGKTMWARVKGKTENDLTCLPFAKVYLFRPGYMHPTPGLKNTLPAYKYITWAYPILKTIFPNRVSTLKELGLAMIAAVSKGYDKNIIEVSDIHILAEE
- a CDS encoding TetR/AcrR family transcriptional regulator, whose amino-acid sequence is MSGKKEKIPKREPDEERRKEILDAALHCFLQFGYSKTSMDDIAKQAELSRPLLYLKFKNKEDLFQGIFEHLMEGCYPKAEETLKEKLSPKEKLSRICEILLLEPWTKVEGHPKSREFYETCSKLSPESVERYEHRVVKNLQSVLGDKEKAEVFFLAMEGMSADIPSTKVLRKRMSILIDNFLS